Below is a genomic region from Ostrea edulis chromosome 10, xbOstEdul1.1, whole genome shotgun sequence.
aatttacatgaaagctttctgtcattgtgcagatttaagtttgttaaaataccaatacaaatatatagggaaaatctttaagatATGAGCTGAGTTGACTCTgaaggtgagtgatgtggcccatggttTTCTTGTTTATAATATCCAAAGAGCACCAGAATGAATGCACAAAAACATCATTCTATGTGAAGaaagtgtaaaataaaaaaaatgatatttcaaataagATTTGCTACCTGAtaattttaatgtacactttcatttgtgaataaacagtagaaaaggtatacagagtgttattcagaatcgtatgtttttacttgttaatcgattagtttcaacattcatcatatttgtttttaagggggtgggggtcttggtgaaaactctgtgaatttagttttttgtcagacattgaacatttgatttTGCCCCTAAATGGACTTGTGCTGGATGAGGAATAAGATTTGCTGCCTCATAATTAAGTCAAAGCTGTCAGCTTGCCTCATAGACTGACTTTCCCAGTCCAACACTTTTACTTTTCATTAAAGATTTCAAAGTGAAACTGCCATCTAGGAttttggttgatttttttttcaaacttaaCTAGAAATACAAGACAGCTATGGATGTTGTTTGCTAATCATGATAATAGTTTGTACTTATGTAAACACATCCTCATCGCTGCATGTACATCTGCACATTGTGCTAGCTGTTTCCTTTAATTCTAATCCAGGATATGATTTTTCCGTCTTGTACCGCTGTATTTATAGTGATTTGTTCTGGAGCCATGTAACGAGGTGCTCCGTATACTGTGTAAACGTTACTGTAGGAGATGATTCATGTAAACGTCACTAGAGAACGTCAGTCACTTTTAAAGGCTGTAAGTGATCTACTaaacaatacttttaaaatggatgttggaaataaaatgaattcatgACATCACAGGAATTTAAAAGATGTGACTGTTCCAATGTCTATAGGGTGTTTCATCAACATTCAGATCAAATTTTATAATACTTGATGTAAGATTTTTACAGACAAATCAATGATTTTTCTTTTGGGATTTTCTATAAGGATTCCTGATCATGATTTGGCTTGCTGTCGTGAAATCTGCTGGTGTCTCACACAGCTGGACATAATTAATTTTCTCTGGAAGTACATGCAGTGTATTTGGACTGCAGTAATTTTCAAAACACACAGAATTTTGTGTGGTAGAGttgatttttatttgacctGCAGTAATTTCCAAGACACAGGATTTGCTTGCTAGAGttgatttttatttgacctGCAGTAATTTTCAAGACGCTTCGGATCTGCTTAGTAGGGTtaatgtgcatatgaatcttgCTGAATGTTGTACGACTATTTTGACTGCTGGGAAtatttcgacagaaatgaaagtaaaatgtaaatataaaaatgaatttatttttgaaaatacatgagggtatgaacagcaaggCTTAATTCATGTTAAAATTGCTTCATGCAGTATGCTGGTGTAACTCATCAAAATTTATGCCCTCATGCAtattcaaaaattacatttattttttgattAACAAATGTCAGATTGATACAGTATGGTTTCTGTTCGGTGTCTGCTACAGAAGACATGATTAGCAGATGTTGTGTCTGGTTTCTGTTCTGTGTCTGCTACAGAAGACATGATTAGCAGACATTGTGTTTGGTTTTTGTTCTGTGTCTGCTACAGAAGACATGATTAGCAGACATTGTGTTTGGTTTTTGTTCTGTGCCTGCTACAGAAGACATGATTAGCAGACATGTCTGGTTTCTGTTCTTGTGTGCTACAGAAGACATGATTAGCAGACGTTGTGTCTGGTTTCTGTTCTGTGTCTGCTACAGAAGACATGATTAGCAGACGTTGTGTCTGGTTTCTGTTCTGTGTCTGCTACAGAAGACATGATTAGCAGACGTTGTGTCTGGTTTCTGTTCTGTGTCTGCTACAGAAGACATGATTAGCAGACGTTGTGTCTGGTTTCTGTTCTGTGTCTGCTACAGAAGACATGATTAGCAGACATTGTGTCTGGTTTCTGCATTTGCTATGTGTCTGCTAAAGAAGATGTGATTAGCAGACACAGGGTAGAAATCTGAAGATCCAGCTTCAGTTCGAATGCAAGAATAAGAATGAAATCACGGAAACATTCACCATCAATATACATTTTAGCGATAATAAAACATGCATGAACTCTATCACAAATACCACAGATTAAATTTGAGTAGCCACTGTTCTTTAGTAAAGTCCAGAGTTACCTCCCTGTAGTACCTAAATTATTTCTCTCATAATTAATTCTCTCTCCTCAATATTACTGAATGAGGAGaataacaataaacattatAAAACTTTAGATTTACATCAAATACCTGTATAcgcagaatttttagcgaggattttATTTTGGGATTATTAGCGACAGTGCTGAAATCGCTAAAATCTAATAtcactaacaatttattccatatcggaggtaatggctatctttcttggaattataaagtcactAAAATTTGCTCTTGCTAAATATGTATACCCATAATTTATGGAAAAATCGCTAAACTggtgtctcgctaaaaattccacttgtATGGTAAGCCCCAGACTGGTGTTACTTATTTAGCTCTTATTGAAGTGTGATTTCACGGAGTCTGAATCAATTTAAACCACTGAACGTTTCCTCGAATAGTTGACCATTCAGTGGAATTCCCTCTCTGGGAACATACAGGATGTATCGCACATATTTGGATTTCgttacgcaaaatatttcagtaaGTTTTTCAGAAATTTAACAATCAAGAGGCGGGCCAGAAATTTAACAATCAAAAGGCCGGCCAGAAATTTAACAATCAGTAAGCAGGCCAGAAACTTAACAATCAAGAGGCCGGCCAGAAATTTAACAATCAGTAGGCAGGCCAGAAACTTAACAATCAAGAGGCCGGCCAGAAACTTAACAATCAAGAGGCTGGCCAGAAATTTAACAATCAAGAGGCCAGCCAGAAATTTAACAATCCAGAGGCTGGCAAGAAACTTAACAATCAAGAGGCCGTTGGCCTTCACAGTGATACTGTAAACCAGCTTGTTCTCGTGTGAGAGGAATTTTCACGAGGTTCGCGAGAACCTCATCATCGTGAATTTTTTTCTCAGCGAGCCAGTCCTTTTATAATGTTTTTTGTATGGTTAAGATAATCTTGGTTGTGTAAATTAGTTGCTGCAAACCAGTTCACCACCTGTAAATCGTAAAATAAAGTCATATTGCAAATAAAAGGTGGTTGACATTGATGCAGACCATTCCATCATAATTTCTATATTACtggtattgtgatgtcacactCAGAGAAACTGTATGTTACAGAGCCAGCCCAATATGGAGAGTTCTGAAAGACGTGAACAGCAAGGCAGTTTGGCGGTCTTCACAGTTCTGATCTTGATCATCCAGGTGCTTGGATTGACGGCTGTGATCTTGGTGGCAGTGTGGATGGGGTCCTTTAGAGGGGGTTTTGCCTGGCAGTCAGACCCCGCCCATGAGTTTAACTACCACCCCGTGTTTATGGTGACAGGCATGATATTTCTGTACGCTGATGGTAAGTGAATATTTGTGTAGCACCAGTGGATAAAACTTTCTTGCGAGAGTTCACGATCaaatgtaaattacatgtagaaatatACTGTTTATTACTGCACAGTGTACAGTGATTAAATTCTTCCAGAAATTGTAGACATTGCGATCTGCACAAAAAATAGATAGCAGATTTCACTGTCCCACATTTTCAAGGTGATTCAAAACCGTAATATGAAAGAGCACTCAAACCTTCAGGATAATGAATAAATTGTAGCAACGAGGAACGGCACATTGAGCATATGACTTTCTGAATTTAAAAGTTACCTCATTGAATAGGAAATGGGTTGTACATACGTAACTTCTGGAAAGCTGGATAAAACCTTCACTTACACTTGCTTATTCCTCTTTTAGTCCACCATTTTCTCTCTTATCACCTAACAACGTGTGCCATGAATGCTTACCAAGCATTtgagtttttatgcccccaagatcgaagatcggggggcatattgtttttgtcctgtctgtcattctgtaattccgtcattctgtctgaaactttaaccttgctaataacttttgaacagtaagtgctagagctttgatatttcacttgagtatttcttgtaacaagacctttccgtgggtataccaacattttttacactgaccttgacctgagtttgacctactttttgaaaactttaaccttgctaataacttttgaacagtaagtgctagagctttgatatttcacatgagtattccttgtgacaagacctttctgtgggtactaaaccttttgaccatgacatttgacctacttttaaaaaaactgaCATTGTTCAtagcttctaaatggtaaatattacagctttcatattgcacatgagcatttcttgtgacaagatctttcaactcgtaccaagatatttgtccttgtgaccttgttcatctttggaattggccattattgtgggcatttgtgtttcacaaacacatcttgtttatagaGAATTTCCGATTTAGATATGAAAAGAAACTTTTATGATAATACACTGAACTTTTGAAATCTATCTGTATCAATGATAAAGGTTCATTAAAGGCTTATAGTCTTACAGATATATATAGCCAAGAGTTTCCCCCAAGTTCTCACAAATCTCATAATAGTGCATTTAAAATCATATACAGCTGCGAATTTTCTGACAGTACTTGTCTATTGATAAAAAAGTCAGATCACATTCTTAGatattttcataattgattCAGAATATTGCTATTCACATTCAATAATCACGGATACATAAATTGTTATTCTATACTTTCCAGCCATTTTGACTTACCGCGTGTTTCGGAATGTGAAGAAGACGTACTTGAAGGCGATACATGGCATTATACAAGCAGTGGTGCTGATATTGTCGGGGGTCGGGCTGAAGGCAGTGTTCGACTCTCATAATCTGAACCACCCACCCATCCCCAACTTGTACAGTCTCCACAGCTGGTTGGGAATTGTCACGGTCATCCTGTTTGGGCTACAGGTAATGTCTAAAACTCTCTCAGCTGTCCatccacaggggctcgtcaggaattgaccctctctattctatagaATAGatgatgtcaaattttaataagaaaaatatttcgtgacgagcGCCTGTGGTGCAGCTTGCATTTGCagacattttgttatttatacAAGTTTTATAAATTTTAGCAATCTTAATGTATTAAGGAATTGGAAATATGTGAAAATAGACACATTTAGAAATGTctcattaaaaatgttcttcaATCTACAGAATAATTAGAATGTTTTGACAATAATTTTGCTGTGCTTAAAGTTGAATTTGATTATGGTTATGTTACATGTTACAAGCCCGAGCCCCGACAATATACAGTGAGAAAATGGTTTCAGAACACGATTTGATAGAAATTGTTGTGAGGTCCCTAAATGTGCTAGATCTCTGCAGAGATGACTTTTTCCATAATTGATGATTCTTCAAGTTTGGTTCAGATGAAGGAACATgtccctttgaaaggggaaaaaagtcaagaaaatgcaaaaatagggtggagtcatttaaaatcttctcaagaaccattgggccagaaaagtggaaatttacatgaaagcttcctgatatagtgtagattcaaggttgttcaaatcatggtgccggcaatctaatcaaaattagatcctataATCCGCTCATTTACTATCACTATGTGTAgtgatagtagatgagcggatcataggacctaattttaattagattgtggtCCCAGGGGTATACAGAAGAAATGTCGGAATTTCACAAGAAATCTATTCTCTGTGacatatgtatgtgatatttaGATTCCTGATTGAATTTAATGTTCTTTACATTTATGTGATGTTTAGATTCCTGATTGAATTTAATGttctttacatgtatgtgatatttAGATTCCTTTGttctttacatgtatgtgatatttAGATTCCTGATCAGATTTAATGtactttacatgtatgtgatatttAGATTCCTGATCAGATTTAATGtactttacatgtatgtgatatttAGATTCCTGATCAGATTTAATGtactttacatgtatgtgatatttAGATTCCTGATCAGATTTAATGttctttacatgtatgtgatatttAGATTCCTTTGACCTGATTTAATGtactttacatgtatgtgatatttAGATTCCTGATCAGATTTAATGTTCTTTACAGTGGATGAGTGGCCTGATTTCCTTCGTCTTCCCGATGTTAAGTATGGGTGCTCGGCAGATGTACATGCCACACCACATATTCTGGGGACTGGCTATCCTATGTCTGGCCGGGGCTAGTGCCTTGACCGGCATCACTGAGAAAGCTCTCTTCACGGACTTCTACTCTCCATTGTAAGTAGTCTTTTAATTCAAAATCCCAGATATTTTATATCGTGTAACAATTAGGCCAAAAAAATCAATAGTTGAAAAGGTACCGCAtggaatgggtttttttttccaatttatatttgtttattaatgTAAATGAGGTAGCTCTTATGTtatagatattgatataaaacTTTTAGGTCATAATAAATTTTTAAGTATATTTTTGATCACATAATTATTTGAATATACTCATTTATATGCAAGTGATTATTAATAATAGTGTACTCTTATTATAATAGAAAGTCATGTGAGgctatttcatataaaaataaaactgtttaataatatattacttattctatataaacatgtacataacaaagGAAAGGTAACTCATGCTACAGTCAACAataaggaaagataactcatgctaCAACCAAGTAAAaaacttctttttttctttttttttaaaaaatacctgCTTGTCTcgtgaaaatttgaaaattttggcCTGAGAACCTTTTATATACTACATACGATAAGTCGATCATGATGATTTCTGTCTTGTTTGCCTTACAGATTTAT
It encodes:
- the LOC125665267 gene encoding transmembrane ascorbate-dependent reductase CYB561-like, yielding MESSERREQQGSLAVFTVLILIIQVLGLTAVILVAVWMGSFRGGFAWQSDPAHEFNYHPVFMVTGMIFLYADAILTYRVFRNVKKTYLKAIHGIIQAVVLILSGVGLKAVFDSHNLNHPPIPNLYSLHSWLGIVTVILFGLQWMSGLISFVFPMLSMGARQMYMPHHIFWGLAILCLAGASALTGITEKALFTDFYSPFKYSGFATETYIINFLGLTIACLVALVVYVVTRPEYKRQPSPEEEHIQLMQ